A window of the Gemmatirosa kalamazoonensis genome harbors these coding sequences:
- the rpsG gene encoding 30S ribosomal protein S7 — protein MSRRKTAVKRPVLADARYDSQTVSKFINSLMYQGKKSTAERIFYGAMDLVEARTSQPGVNVFKQALANLKPVVEVKSRRVGGATYQVPVEVRPERRNALAMRWLISYSRDRNEKSMAEKLAGEVIAASRGEGNAVKKKEDTHRMAEANKAFAHYRW, from the coding sequence GTGAGCCGCCGAAAGACTGCCGTGAAGCGTCCGGTACTCGCCGACGCCCGGTACGACAGCCAGACCGTCAGCAAGTTCATCAACTCGCTGATGTACCAGGGGAAGAAGTCGACCGCCGAGCGCATCTTCTACGGCGCGATGGACCTCGTGGAGGCGCGGACGAGCCAGCCTGGCGTGAACGTGTTCAAGCAGGCGCTGGCGAACCTGAAGCCGGTCGTGGAAGTGAAGAGCCGCCGCGTCGGCGGCGCCACGTACCAGGTGCCGGTCGAAGTGCGTCCGGAGCGCCGCAACGCGCTCGCGATGCGCTGGCTGATCTCCTACTCGCGCGACCGCAACGAGAAGTCGATGGCGGAGAAGCTCGCGGGCGAGGTGATCGCGGCGTCGCGCGGCGAGGGGAACGCGGTGAAGAAGAAGGAAGACACGCACCGCATGGCCGAGGCGAACAAGGCCTTCGCGCACTACCGCTGGTAA
- the rpsL gene encoding 30S ribosomal protein S12 codes for MPTINQLVRRSRESLARVNKSPALKANPFKRGVCTRVYTTTPKKPNSALRKVAKVRLTNGFEVIAYIPGEGHNLQEHSIVLVRGGRVKDLPGVRYHIVRGTLDASGVNGRNRSRSKYGAKRPKPGQAAAGGKKK; via the coding sequence ATGCCGACAATCAATCAGCTGGTGCGCCGGAGCCGCGAGTCGCTGGCGCGCGTCAACAAGTCTCCCGCGCTGAAGGCGAATCCCTTCAAGCGCGGCGTGTGCACGCGCGTGTACACGACGACGCCGAAGAAGCCGAACTCGGCGCTCCGGAAGGTCGCCAAGGTGCGTCTCACGAACGGCTTCGAGGTCATCGCCTACATCCCGGGCGAGGGGCACAATCTGCAGGAGCACTCGATCGTGCTCGTGCGCGGCGGCCGCGTGAAGGACCTGCCGGGCGTCCGCTACCACATCGTGCGCGGCACGTTGGACGCCTCGGGCGTCAACGGCCGGAACCGCAGCCGTTCCAAGTACGGCGCCAAGCGGCCGAAGCCGGGTCAGGCTGCGGCGGGAGGTAAGAAGAAGTGA
- the fusA gene encoding elongation factor G codes for MPRTTPLEHYRNIGIMAHIDAGKTTTTERILYYTGKSHKIGEVHDGAATMDWMEQEQERGITITSAATTCFWRRHGQSHEKGEGPEYRINIIDTPGHVDFTVEVERSLRVLDGAVALLDSVAGVEPQTETVWRQADRYGVPRMIFANKMDRVGANFDRCLAMIRDRLSKRAFPLQLPVGSGELFTGHIDVLERKQYIFDDATMGKTFTVVDVPADMKDAVELARHEAIEAAVEHDDELMAKYLEGEELSLDEIRRAIRKATIAMAFVPVLCGASFKNKGVQALLDAVIDYLPAPVDVPAIQGHLPHHDETFDTREVSDEAPFSALAFKIATDPFVGKLTFFRVYSGVLNSGSYVYNSTKDKRERVGRLLQMHANKREEIPEVRAGDIAAAIGLKDTRTGDTLCDDDKPIILEAMKFPAPVIDVAIEPKTKADQDKLGIALAKLAEEDPTFRVHTDAETSQTIISGMGELHLEIIVDRMMREFKVDANVGRPQVAYRETIKRKVEKVEGKFIRQSGGKGQYGHVVINMEPAEAGQGFVFEDKIVGGVVPREYIGPVEQGIKEALENGVLAGYPMVDVKVQLVFGSYHDVDSSEMAFKIAGSMAFKEAAAKASPVLLEPMMNVEVVTPEPYMGDVLGDLSSRRGKIGGMTQRGEAQVIAASVPLSEMFGYSTKLRSMSQGRAVYSMEFSHYEEVPKSKAEEIISKVKG; via the coding sequence ATGCCACGGACGACTCCGCTCGAGCATTACCGGAACATCGGCATCATGGCGCACATCGATGCCGGTAAGACGACGACGACCGAGCGCATCCTCTACTATACCGGCAAGTCGCACAAGATCGGCGAGGTGCACGACGGCGCCGCGACGATGGACTGGATGGAGCAGGAGCAGGAGCGCGGCATCACGATCACGTCCGCCGCGACGACCTGCTTCTGGCGCCGGCACGGCCAGAGCCACGAGAAGGGCGAGGGGCCGGAGTACCGCATCAACATCATCGACACGCCGGGCCACGTCGACTTCACCGTCGAGGTGGAGCGCTCGCTGCGCGTGCTCGACGGCGCCGTCGCGCTGCTCGACTCCGTCGCCGGCGTGGAGCCGCAGACGGAGACGGTGTGGCGTCAGGCCGACCGCTACGGCGTGCCGCGGATGATCTTCGCGAACAAGATGGACCGCGTCGGCGCGAACTTCGACCGGTGTCTCGCGATGATCCGCGACCGCCTCTCGAAGCGCGCGTTCCCGCTCCAGCTCCCCGTGGGCTCGGGCGAGCTGTTCACGGGCCACATCGACGTCCTCGAGCGCAAGCAGTACATCTTCGACGACGCGACGATGGGCAAGACGTTCACGGTCGTGGACGTCCCCGCGGACATGAAGGACGCCGTCGAGCTGGCCCGCCACGAGGCGATCGAGGCCGCGGTCGAGCACGACGACGAGCTGATGGCGAAGTACCTCGAGGGCGAGGAGCTCTCGCTGGACGAGATCCGCCGCGCGATCCGCAAGGCGACGATCGCCATGGCGTTCGTGCCGGTGCTCTGCGGCGCCTCGTTCAAGAACAAGGGCGTGCAGGCGCTGCTCGACGCCGTGATCGACTACCTGCCGGCGCCGGTGGACGTGCCCGCGATCCAGGGGCACCTGCCGCACCACGACGAGACGTTCGACACGCGCGAGGTGAGCGACGAGGCGCCGTTCTCGGCGCTCGCGTTCAAGATCGCGACGGACCCGTTCGTCGGTAAGCTGACGTTCTTCCGCGTCTACTCGGGCGTGCTGAACTCGGGCTCCTACGTCTACAACTCGACGAAGGACAAGCGCGAGCGCGTCGGCCGTCTGCTGCAGATGCACGCGAACAAGCGCGAGGAGATCCCCGAGGTGCGCGCCGGCGACATCGCCGCCGCGATCGGTCTGAAGGACACGCGCACGGGCGACACGCTGTGCGACGACGACAAGCCGATCATCCTCGAGGCGATGAAGTTCCCGGCGCCCGTCATCGACGTGGCGATCGAGCCGAAGACGAAGGCCGACCAGGACAAGCTCGGCATCGCGCTGGCGAAGCTGGCCGAGGAGGATCCGACGTTCCGCGTGCACACGGATGCGGAGACGTCGCAGACGATCATCTCGGGCATGGGCGAGCTGCACCTGGAGATCATCGTCGACCGCATGATGCGCGAGTTCAAGGTCGACGCGAACGTGGGCCGTCCGCAGGTGGCCTACCGCGAGACGATAAAGCGCAAGGTCGAGAAGGTCGAGGGGAAGTTCATCCGGCAGTCGGGCGGTAAGGGTCAGTACGGCCACGTCGTGATCAACATGGAGCCGGCCGAGGCGGGCCAGGGCTTCGTGTTCGAGGACAAGATCGTCGGCGGCGTGGTGCCGCGTGAGTACATCGGCCCGGTGGAGCAGGGCATCAAGGAGGCGCTGGAGAACGGCGTCCTGGCCGGCTACCCCATGGTGGACGTGAAGGTGCAGCTGGTGTTCGGGTCGTACCACGACGTCGACTCCAGCGAGATGGCGTTCAAGATCGCCGGCTCGATGGCGTTCAAGGAGGCGGCCGCGAAGGCCAGCCCCGTGCTGCTCGAGCCGATGATGAACGTCGAGGTCGTGACGCCGGAGCCCTACATGGGCGACGTGCTCGGCGACCTGTCGTCGCGCCGCGGCAAGATCGGCGGGATGACGCAGCGCGGGGAGGCGCAGGTGATCGCGGCCAGCGTCCCGCTCTCGGAGATGTTCGGCTACTCGACGAAGCTCCGCTCGATGTCGCAGGGGCGTGCGGTGTACTCCATGGAGTTCTCGCACTACGAGGAAGTGCCGAAGTCGAAGGCCGAGGAGATCATCTCCAAGGTGAAGGGCTAA